A DNA window from Candidatus Paceibacterota bacterium contains the following coding sequences:
- a CDS encoding exodeoxyribonuclease VII small subunit: MAKENNPKDLNESLKRLSEISFWFENQKEIDVEEGLKKVKEAAELMKLGRKRLKDIENEFEEIKREIEVEEEKENL; this comes from the coding sequence ATGGCAAAAGAAAACAATCCAAAAGACCTAAATGAAAGCTTAAAGCGCCTTTCCGAGATATCTTTTTGGTTTGAAAACCAGAAGGAAATTGACGTTGAAGAAGGATTAAAAAAAGTAAAAGAAGCAGCGGAGCTTATGAAGCTTGGCAGAAAGCGCCTTAAGGATATAGAAAACGAATTTGAAGAAATAAAAAGGGAAATAGAAGTTGAGGAAGAGAAAGAAAACCTTTGA
- a CDS encoding metallopeptidase family protein, translating into MEDKEFEKLVRQGIELIPQKFLEKMDNVEICIEDSPNKEQLKELGMRRGDFLFGLYEGIPKTERWGYGLSLPDKITIFKKPIEKYARNSEEIKETVKKTIWHEIAHHFGFDEEKVNILEKRKFKKKR; encoded by the coding sequence ATGGAGGATAAGGAATTTGAAAAACTTGTAAGGCAAGGCATAGAATTAATTCCTCAAAAGTTCTTAGAAAAGATGGATAATGTTGAAATCTGCATAGAAGATTCTCCAAATAAAGAGCAATTAAAGGAACTGGGAATGAGAAGGGGGGATTTTCTTTTCGGACTTTATGAAGGGATACCGAAAACGGAAAGGTGGGGATATGGACTTTCTCTTCCTGATAAAATTACAATATTCAAAAAGCCGATAGAAAAATACGCTAGAAATAGCGAGGAAATAAAAGAAACGGTCAAAAAGACCATTTGGCATGAAATTGCTCATCATTTCGGGTTTGATGAGGAAAAGGTGAACATTCTTGAAAAGAGAAAGTTTAAAAAAAAGAGATAA